The Topomyia yanbarensis strain Yona2022 chromosome 3, ASM3024719v1, whole genome shotgun sequence nucleotide sequence TTTCCAATACATCCgttttttgccctgaagatgaaggcgtagatctttgaaacgtaggcgatagataaaataaaatatttgctaaaatcgtgaccaaaagccatctccatctgCTAATTATTGCTAGCTATTTTAAAGAGTCATACAAAACTGTCCAAGAGCTGTTGTAAACCTAAGCAATCTCTGATGCACTTGATCACCATGTATAATTTAATGTTCATCAGCGTAGAATATGCTAAATCCCAGTAATACTGTAGCTAGTCCATTAATAAAATGTGTGAGCAAGAGTGGGTCCAAATTATTTTCTTGAGGAACACCGGATTTGTTTGAAAATGGCACAGAATAATATCCACTTACCGACAAATTCTTGTGTCTGGTTCTCTCCGGAAACAGCTGATCCAAATCATTATTGTCGTGGTAGTCCCCCGCTGCACCGTAATTTCTCGTCTCGTACAGCGGACTCTGCGCTTGTATCCGAAACCGCTCCTCCCGACTATTCTGAATATCGAATGTCTGTGCCAGTGCAAAATACGAATAGTCGATGCATGCGTACGTCAACAGGAACGGCATCGTAACGATCGGTGCCAGCGTATTAATGTCGCCGACGATAATGAAAGCAGTAGTTACCGTAGCCACGACAGCCATTGCATACAGAGGTACTTTATTTGGTCCGCGTCCCATTCCCAGTTTACCGATTCCAGGAATCACATTTTCGTTGGCAATGCTTTGCAGTACCCGGGGCGTTCCGTACATCGCTCCTAAACAAGAAGACATGCTCGAAACGTATATACCAGCTAGCAGAAGAAACGGAATGGCAGACACTTTGGCAGCTATCATGAAATCCGTTAACAGGGTGGCTCGCTGGCAAGTTGCTCCCAGAAAAAGGATGAAAACCATATACAAGAAAGTTGAGGTGCTCAATGCAGCCAGTGTACCGTTCGGAATATCCGTCGATGGTGCCCGCAAATCTCCACTCATATTTATTCCCGACAGTATTCCAGTGATAGTAGGAAAAAATACCCCAAAAACGGTGAACCAGGTGGTACCTGAACTGTATTCTGGCCATAGGTTAAGTGCCATATTTCCGTGACCCCACCCGTCAAAGCCATGCTCTGGATCTTCTCCAGTGAAGCTTCCAACCATAAAGTTTAGGGCTGATATGAGTAATATTATCAGCAGTGCGAACTGTAGCTTGACGACCCACTTCACTCCTGCTACATTGATTACACCCAGTAGCAACACTGCTGCTATCGCAAACGATCGTATAGCCCATTTATTTCCTTCCAAGCCGACCAGTCCAGCCATAGATTCTCCGAAACCGAGCACATTTAGAGCACATCCCACGGCTTGCCCGAAACAATACAGCAGCCCAAGTGACCCTCCAAATCTGGATCCCAGTGTGTGAGCTATGAGGAAGTAGACACCCCCGCTTTCCACTCTGCATCGTTCGCAAATTCCAACAGCAGATAGCACCGATACCAGAGCTATTGCCACAGCACAAAAGATGATCAGAACCGCATGCATAATGCCAGCTTCTGCAACGATCCACCCGGACCGCAGAAACACAATAACTCCGAAGATGTTAATCAGGCATGAGGTAAAGACACCATCCCAGGTTCCGAAAAGCACCGGTTGTGAAATGAAAAAGTTACTCCTCCACCAGGGTTTATCTCCTTGGTCTTCAGCAAAAATCTCATCCCTTCCGGAGGCGTGATGTCCTCCTGCGCCATAATCGTACTCATTTCCTAAATCCACGAACCCACCCGTGCCACTTCGCGTTCTCGCACGCTCCGTAGGTGATGAGTCATCATTTCCTAATCCGTATCTGCAAAGTccgaaaaacaataaaacaaacatgtactTATTTAAAATATACACAAAAATTACGTTCTCACCTGGACCAATCAACATTGTTCCTATTCGAACTGTTCGGCATTTTAGAACTACTGAAAGCAGTCGATTCTCCACTTTTTGACAGAGTTTGGTCTACCGTTATTTTATCAAAACACGATTTCGTCTCAGCGGACTCCTATGAATCCCTTTGTacgcaaaatgtaaacaaatagtCACAACGATCAATCAACCTCGCACCACATCAGCTATCGTCATCAAAACCATCATCATCGATCTTGTAAACGTAGCAATAAGGAATGTGATGTCATGTTAGCACTTTTTCAACAGCACTGTGGTTCGATAGATTAAAGTAAACTCGCGAAATTTAAACAATCATCACTTAATCTGAAACTTGTTTGCGGAAAATAGACTCGCACTAACCTGATAACCAtaggaaaaacaaaatacttgGTATTCACTGTCGCAATAGCCAACTTTGCAACCCTTTACCACTCTGTTGCACTACGGGCTGATGTGACGAAAAGCAAGAAGGGAGCGTATATGAATGACAGTCTGTTGaatgaaaaactgaaattttttgaCACATTATTTATTTGACAGCTTTTGACGGTGTAACAAGGGGTCGCGCAACGCCGATACAGAAAATAGATTATTCTACACTGCAACTAATCTACACATAATTTCAAAGAGATTTTATACATTTCCCTTTGCCCTTTAATAGaatcccgaatagaaatgtacagtaacaaaaccatgattttcactgtgacagtacagtaattttacaataatttacagtaagttttagtgttatgatacaatacaaaaacaataaactttaatgtttttacagtaaatttcaatgtaaaatagacttttacagtgaaaaaggggggtggttatgtatcttaacattaaaaatttcaatttttctccatacatttgtttctcgaaaacagtaaaatttaatgtgaatgcactgtatcacttttttgctgaacagtgaaatttattgttacatgaaattttattgtaaatctactgtgagaaattggcatcgaacaatgttgaaacagtaataactataatatttattgttttaggattgt carries:
- the LOC131694086 gene encoding solute carrier family 12 member 8; translation: MPNSSNRNNVDWSRYGLGNDDSSPTERARTRSGTGGFVDLGNEYDYGAGGHHASGRDEIFAEDQGDKPWWRSNFFISQPVLFGTWDGVFTSCLINIFGVIVFLRSGWIVAEAGIMHAVLIIFCAVAIALVSVLSAVGICERCRVESGGVYFLIAHTLGSRFGGSLGLLYCFGQAVGCALNVLGFGESMAGLVGLEGNKWAIRSFAIAAVLLLGVINVAGVKWVVKLQFALLIILLISALNFMVGSFTGEDPEHGFDGWGHGNMALNLWPEYSSGTTWFTVFGVFFPTITGILSGINMSGDLRAPSTDIPNGTLAALSTSTFLYMVFILFLGATCQRATLLTDFMIAAKVSAIPFLLLAGIYVSSMSSCLGAMYGTPRVLQSIANENVIPGIGKLGMGRGPNKVPLYAMAVVATVTTAFIIVGDINTLAPIVTMPFLLTYACIDYSYFALAQTFDIQNSREERFRIQAQSPLYETRNYGAAGDYHDNNDLDQLFPERTRHKNLSSPANSPHHVPSTTAGNNRAIANGAASSSYPNGGLSNSTSINSEVIFRDGTNSNNTAGASSLDEADDEPIAPIRPPIHSKTKNWYSGFCNRWASLMGAGVKVFVMMLVNWVFALICIGTVFVVWFYVGTANPAVKPGLAHEFRFFIWLKNGVFRCFGKRVHDYEQVVVTPSCPTVPLTAAQLNEENEDFASRRRYHQSAMVQGHYVDDV